A single region of the Vicia villosa cultivar HV-30 ecotype Madison, WI linkage group LG4, Vvil1.0, whole genome shotgun sequence genome encodes:
- the LOC131599268 gene encoding uncharacterized protein LOC131599268 yields the protein MWSSKVGSKKHSHSFRCEDQICPNHKKKLHDRTKNNHNFLIREVPIQKVFNVEHCTNNTSRDFSNFAEGKSYSSTGMNGTDYDTPELVVFIQEDRHQQYTKDICIDRRISPERKCDMNGNRTNDLNLGIMETMSSNSFRPNCASQHPSFKEAMRVHGFRNLMKSEMELSLGDRITIDHHLTKKTTSETLREAFKRERNLTRSFENWQRNSILGSSGSCVEFPHCRNCLQVNDRNMYRPDMNYLQSLTTISEQRKVDYSREISNNALESQSGSTPCICHAKNSSIVSHQSNDSIGSANSFSFPILPVEWVGSPVKMMEADKSQSRKHQWRKIWLPCCD from the exons ATGTGGAGTTCAAAAGTAGGCAGCAAGAAACATTCACATTCATTTCGATGCGAAGACCAAATCTGTCCAAATCATAAGAAAAAACTTCATGACAGAACCAAGAATAATCATAATTTTTTGATAAGGGAGGTTCCAATACAGAAAGTGTTCAATGTAGAGCATTGTACTAATAATACTAGCAGAGACTTCTCGAATTTTGCAGAAGGAAAGAGCTATTCTTCCACAGGCATGAATGGCACAGACTATGATACGCCGGAGCTGGTTGTGTTTATTCAAGAGGATCGTCATCAGCAATATACGAAGGACATTTGCATTGACAGGAGAATTTCGCCAGAAAGAAAGTGTGATATGAATGGAAATAGAACAAATGATTTAAATCTAGGAATCATGGAAACAATGTCGAGTAATTCCTTTCGACCGAATTGTGCCTCTCAACATCCTTCCTTTAAGGAAGCTATGAGAGTGCATGGCTTCAGAAACTTGATGAAAAGTGAAATGGAACTTTCTTTAGGAGACAGGATTACAATTGATCATCACCTCACAAAGAAGACAACATCAGAGACACTTAGAGAG GCTTTCAAAAGGGAAAGAAACTTGACTAGGTCCTTTGAGAATTGGCAAAGAAATTCGATTTTAGGATCAAGTGGAAGCTGCGTGGAGTTTCCGCATTGCAGAAACTGTCTACAAGTGAATGACAGAAATATGTATAGACCAGATATGAATTACTTACAAAGTCTAACAACAATTTCTGAACAAAGAAAAGTTGATTATTCTCGAGAGATTTCTAACAATGCCTTAGAATCTCAGTCTGGTTCAACACCATGTATTTGCCATGCAAAGAACTCTAGCATTGTCTCTCACCAATCAAATGATAGCATAGGCAGTGCAAATTCATTTTCTTTTCCCAT ATTACCTGTGGAATGGGTTGGAAGTCCGGTGAAAATGATGGAAGCTGATAAAAGTCAATCAAGAAAACATCAATGGAGGAAGATATGGTTACCATGTTGTGATTAG